One part of the Papaver somniferum cultivar HN1 unplaced genomic scaffold, ASM357369v1 unplaced-scaffold_123, whole genome shotgun sequence genome encodes these proteins:
- the LOC113331044 gene encoding glutamic acid-rich protein-like, translated as MVTSSSSNYDYSYSSSSSEEDSWIPVAKTRAKTNRVEESKPSEPLNNHIVTYAELMNRKVEDDRMDDHRRRRDRVQRRMLSAEEKLRSRDDGVPYDSDASEDELVWVPLDLKIKSDRRTREIEKLVKPYLEVEREKEEYWEMMDDDHDIHPDFVNGPDSDSGEEFEEDSEKDDDDESDNSGKSDDSDESDE; from the coding sequence atggtgacttccagcagcAGCAATTATGATTATAGCTATTCTTCCAGCTCTTCTGAAGAGGATTCCTGGATCCCTGTGGCCAAAACGCGTGCTAAGACAAACCGTGTCGAGGAATCAAAGCCTAGTGAGCCTCTTAATAATCACATAGTCACTTATGCCGAACTCATGAATAGAAAAGTCGAGGATGACAGGATGGATGATCATCGACGAAGAAGAGACCGAGTCCAGCGTAGAATGCTATCAGCTGAGGAGAAACTCCGATCTCGAGATGACGGTGTACCATATGACTCTGATGCTTCGGAAGATGAACTCGTGTGGGTACCACTAGATCTCAAGATTAAGTCAGACCGCCGTACCAGGGAGATCGAGAAATTGGTCAAACCCTACCTTGAAGTTGAGCGTGAAAAAGAAGAGTACTGGGAAATGATGGATGACGATCATGATATTCATCCAGACTTCGTCAATGGCCCTGATAGTGATTCCGGTGAAGAATTTGAAGAGGACTCCgagaaagatgatgatgatgaatctgataattCTGGCAAATCTGATGACTCTGATGAATCTGACGAGTAG